The nucleotide window GATGCAACTTCCATTGGAGTTGGTAATCTTGCGACAATGGCCACACAAAGCGCACTGAACCTAGGAGATTTCGCATCTTCCTGGAAACCAGCCCATACATATTCACCTGCGTGGAGTACCGATCGCGCGCAGAGTTATCTTTCCAAGTGGCGCACACTTCCTGCAACTGCACTGGAATCCGCGCATGAGTAATAAAACTTATGACGTTGCAATCATCGGCGCCGGAGTTGTTGGCGCAGCAATTGCTCGCGAATTATCCAAACACGATCTCTCCATTGCATTAATCGATGCCGCATCTGATGTTGGAGATGGCACATCAAAGGCGAACACTGCAATTTTGCACACTGGCTTTGACATGGTTCCGGGTTCACTTGAATCCAGGCTCGTGGCACGTGGTTATCACTTGCTGCGTGATTATGCCCGCGAAGTCGGAATCGCAGTGGAAGAACTTGGGGCATTACTGGTTGCATGGAGTGAAGAAGAGCTAGCTAACTTGCCAAAGCTACAAGCAAAGGCTGTTGAAAATGGTTATAAAGATTCAGTAATCATCAGCGCTGCCGATGTTTACGCACGCGAAGCGCACCTAGGTAAAGGCGCACTCGGTGCGCTCTTTGTGCCAGGTGAATGGATTATCGATCCGTGGACACCGATTGTTGCCTTTGCAACGCAAGCAAAACTCTCTGGTGCGCAGATACGCCTTAACACAAAGGTCACAGGCGTCAGCGTTGGCGACACACATACCTTGCATACAAGCGATGGTGATATCACGGCGCGATATGTGATTAACGCTGCTGGTTTATTTAGCGATGAGATAGATGGTGTATTTGGAATTAAAGACTTCACAGTTGTTGCTCGCCGCGGAGAATTAATGGTCTTTGATAAGTTATCTCGCACGCTTATCTCTCACATTATTTTGCCTGTGCCATCTTCTATGGGCAAAGGTGTGCTGGTTTCCCCCACAGTCTTTGGAAACATCATGCTTGGGCCAACTGCGCAGAATTTAGATGATAAGAGCGCATCTGGTTCAAGTGAAGATGGTCTGAAATTCTTGCGCGAAAAGGGCAGCAAAATTGCTCCAGAGTTATTAGATGAAGAGATCACCGCAATTTACGCCGGCCTTCGCGCCTCAACTGAACACTCAGACTTTCAAATACGCGCCCATGAAAATCGTTACATCACAGTCGGTGGCATTAGATCAACTGGTTTAACTGCGTCTATGGCTATTGCAGAACACGTCAAAGAGTTATTAGTTGCTGGCGGTTTATCACTGGGGGCAACAAAGGCACTGCCACATGTGTCTATGCCTAATTTAGGTGAAGCATTTACTCGTCCATATCAAGATGAGAAAGCAATTGCGGGTAACAACCAATACGGCGAAATCATCTGCCACTGCGAACGTGCCACACGTGGTGAAGTAATCGACGCTCTTGATTCAACCATTCCACCAACAAATCTGGGTGGTCTAGGCCGTCGCACACGCGCAGGACTTGGACGTTGCCAAGGTTTTTATTGCCACAGCGAATTGCGAAAGTTGTTAGAAAAGAAATGAAAACTTCACAGGTAGATGTGCTCATCATTGGTGCGGGTCCCGCTGGACTGGCTGCTGCAATTGAATTGAAAAAATCTGGCGTGAAAAGTGTGCGAGTAATAGAGCGTGAAAGAGTTGCTGGCGGAGTTCCGCGTCACTCATTTCATCCAGG belongs to Candidatus Planktophila limnetica and includes:
- a CDS encoding NAD(P)/FAD-dependent oxidoreductase, which translates into the protein MSNKTYDVAIIGAGVVGAAIARELSKHDLSIALIDAASDVGDGTSKANTAILHTGFDMVPGSLESRLVARGYHLLRDYAREVGIAVEELGALLVAWSEEELANLPKLQAKAVENGYKDSVIISAADVYAREAHLGKGALGALFVPGEWIIDPWTPIVAFATQAKLSGAQIRLNTKVTGVSVGDTHTLHTSDGDITARYVINAAGLFSDEIDGVFGIKDFTVVARRGELMVFDKLSRTLISHIILPVPSSMGKGVLVSPTVFGNIMLGPTAQNLDDKSASGSSEDGLKFLREKGSKIAPELLDEEITAIYAGLRASTEHSDFQIRAHENRYITVGGIRSTGLTASMAIAEHVKELLVAGGLSLGATKALPHVSMPNLGEAFTRPYQDEKAIAGNNQYGEIICHCERATRGEVIDALDSTIPPTNLGGLGRRTRAGLGRCQGFYCHSELRKLLEKK